A genome region from Dolichospermum compactum NIES-806 includes the following:
- a CDS encoding glycosyltransferase, which produces MKIALVHDYLTQRGGAERVFELLCKRYPDADIFTSLYDPQKSIDLGERIINTTFLQKIPGATKYFRMLAPLYFPAFRSLDLQDYDLIISSSTSFAKAVRKNPQAKHICFCHNVTRFLWDTETYLREYGDYRYFAPLIEKIFQMMRDVDLKYAQEPDLYIANSSIVAQRIQKIYHKQAIAINYPIDTSNFVFSDTKEEYYLASARMISYKRLDIIVEAFNWLGWNLLISGDGPEQERLKAQALPNIQFLGHVSDKERKDLFSKAKSIIVAALEDYGLVPVEANASGTPVIAYGAGGVLDTQIPGKTGVFFKRQAPCSLQAALLEAGGISWDYETIRNHAVSNFSEQSFFSKVEQVIDQASAAWQK; this is translated from the coding sequence ATGAAAATAGCTCTCGTCCATGATTACTTAACCCAACGCGGTGGAGCAGAGCGCGTATTTGAATTATTGTGTAAACGGTATCCCGACGCTGACATTTTCACCTCATTATACGACCCACAAAAAAGTATTGATTTAGGTGAGCGAATTATCAACACCACATTTTTACAAAAAATTCCTGGTGCAACCAAATATTTTCGGATGTTAGCCCCGCTATATTTTCCCGCATTTCGTTCCTTGGATCTCCAAGATTATGACCTAATTATCAGCAGTAGCACCAGTTTTGCCAAAGCAGTACGGAAAAATCCCCAAGCAAAACATATTTGTTTTTGTCATAATGTTACCCGCTTTTTATGGGATACAGAAACATATTTACGGGAATACGGAGACTATAGATACTTTGCTCCTCTCATCGAAAAAATCTTTCAAATGATGAGAGATGTAGACCTGAAATATGCTCAAGAACCCGATCTATACATCGCTAACTCTAGTATTGTTGCCCAACGAATTCAAAAAATTTATCACAAACAAGCGATCGCCATTAACTATCCAATTGATACTAGCAACTTTGTCTTTTCCGATACTAAAGAAGAATACTACTTGGCATCGGCGCGGATGATAAGTTATAAACGTCTTGATATAATAGTCGAAGCTTTTAATTGGTTAGGCTGGAACTTATTGATATCAGGTGATGGACCAGAACAAGAAAGATTAAAAGCCCAGGCATTACCCAACATCCAATTTCTAGGTCATGTCAGTGATAAAGAACGTAAAGACTTATTTTCTAAAGCCAAATCAATTATTGTTGCGGCTTTGGAAGATTATGGATTAGTTCCAGTCGAGGCAAACGCCAGTGGTACACCAGTCATTGCTTATGGAGCCGGAGGAGTCTTAGACACTCAAATACCAGGTAAAACAGGTGTGTTTTTCAAAAGACAAGCACCATGCTCTTTACAAGCAGCTTTACTAGAAGCTGGAGGAATATCTTGGGATTACGAAACTATCCGTAATCATGCTGTTAGCAATTTCTCAGAACAGTCATTCTTTAGTAAAGTTGAGCAAGTTATTGATCAAGCTAGTGCAGCATGGCAAAAATAA
- a CDS encoding glycosyltransferase family 2 protein — MNKLLTIAIPTYNRAELLDKQLTWLSQAIKGFESECEILVSDNCSTDHTQSIISKWQSILKNITFKSNKNPENIGVMRNIFHCLGSATTKYVWTIGDDDPIQERAVAYVMDKIKNIDDLSLLFLNFSGRNKITGEPVHPPKIFGNRWFDADTEDGEGDGKAIFEHCFTKSVGAVIFLTATVYRADLIKRALQIWPTASNNWISLAYLAGYCAANGKVIVTKDIYLECIVGVSYWQKEPKSALLMQYQHIPEVILKLEQVGYSKAYCCQMLLQNYHEVDLKVFLGAMRRWPISAIKTVVPFLGLASVAALELIPMRELKVAEAELERTTTSEVRNYKG; from the coding sequence ATGAACAAACTACTAACTATTGCTATTCCTACTTACAATCGAGCCGAGTTACTAGATAAACAATTAACTTGGTTGTCCCAAGCTATTAAAGGATTTGAATCAGAGTGTGAAATCTTAGTTTCTGATAATTGTTCTACGGATCATACTCAATCTATTATTAGTAAATGGCAAAGTATTCTCAAAAACATCACATTCAAATCTAATAAAAATCCTGAAAACATAGGCGTAATGCGAAATATTTTTCATTGCCTAGGTTCTGCCACAACCAAGTATGTTTGGACAATTGGTGATGATGATCCAATTCAGGAAAGAGCAGTTGCCTATGTGATGGATAAAATTAAAAATATTGATGATTTATCATTATTGTTTCTGAATTTTTCTGGTCGAAACAAAATTACTGGTGAACCAGTACATCCACCAAAAATATTTGGTAATCGCTGGTTTGATGCCGATACAGAAGATGGTGAAGGTGATGGTAAAGCAATATTTGAACATTGTTTTACTAAAAGTGTAGGAGCAGTAATTTTTCTAACTGCTACAGTATATCGTGCTGATTTAATTAAACGCGCTCTCCAAATTTGGCCAACTGCTAGTAATAATTGGATATCTTTAGCGTATTTAGCCGGTTATTGTGCTGCTAATGGCAAAGTAATTGTGACTAAAGATATCTATTTAGAATGTATTGTTGGTGTTAGTTATTGGCAAAAAGAACCGAAGTCTGCACTTTTAATGCAATACCAACATATACCTGAAGTTATTTTAAAACTTGAGCAAGTTGGTTATTCTAAAGCATATTGTTGTCAGATGCTTTTACAAAACTACCATGAAGTAGACCTGAAAGTTTTTTTAGGAGCGATGAGAAGATGGCCTATATCGGCTATTAAGACAGTAGTTCCTTTTTTAGGTTTAGCTAGTGTAGCAGCATTAGAATTAATACCAATGAGAGAACTTAAAGTAGCGGAAGCAGAACTGGAGAGGACAACGACTTCAGAAGTCAGAAACTATAAGGGATAA
- the hepC gene encoding heterocyst development glycosyltransferase HepC encodes MLISVISSLNNNSIFPQQSENFNFLSCTLQWRRGKLLVKAAGKLPQPHLAALENQESLIECLKHSPVSLVSIDPKIGDSLLKVWANACQKANKPIFMNISGHQKLSKQRNQIFKSLQIIIDWTWALFSLLCMSPVIVGGLITIQIYSPKFLFDYEWYVGENGQLFQVIKFSARAKQEMTDLNITLGTFILNNLSNVLNLLQGKFCLINNRCLSLENAVKLSLELQNDKLNKQAKFSA; translated from the coding sequence ATGCTAATTTCAGTCATTTCTAGTCTAAATAATAACTCTATCTTCCCCCAGCAATCTGAAAATTTTAACTTCCTATCATGTACTTTGCAATGGCGCAGAGGAAAATTATTAGTGAAAGCTGCTGGAAAGTTACCACAACCCCATTTAGCTGCACTGGAAAATCAAGAATCTTTAATAGAATGTTTAAAACATTCTCCAGTTAGTTTAGTCAGCATAGATCCCAAAATCGGTGATTCTTTATTAAAAGTTTGGGCAAATGCTTGTCAAAAAGCTAATAAGCCCATATTTATGAACATTTCTGGGCATCAAAAATTATCGAAACAGCGTAATCAAATTTTCAAGAGTTTACAAATAATAATTGATTGGACTTGGGCTTTATTTTCACTGCTATGTATGAGTCCAGTCATTGTAGGGGGATTGATAACTATACAGATATATTCTCCTAAGTTTTTGTTTGATTATGAGTGGTATGTAGGAGAAAATGGGCAACTTTTTCAAGTTATTAAGTTTAGTGCAAGGGCTAAACAGGAAATGACAGATTTGAACATTACTTTGGGTACATTCATTTTGAATAATTTATCTAATGTATTGAATCTATTGCAGGGAAAATTTTGTCTCATTAATAATCGTTGCCTGTCGTTGGAAAATGCAGTTAAATTAAGTTTGGAATTACAAAATGATAAATTAAATAAGCAAGCTAAATTCTCAGCATAA
- a CDS encoding glycosyltransferase family 2 protein gives MQKLLTIAIPTYNRAALLDKQLAWLATAIKGFESECEIIISDNCSTDNTPGVLKKWQPAFSNTVFIVNRNRENIGLMPNIAFCLQAAGSKYIWTVGDDDPIQERTLGYVVNKIKENPSLSLMFLNCCGRDKNTNKVLVEHWFPSDSDEIIVDSKPVFQRYLQGSFGGVLFMTATIYNTELVQQALQNWTTSCKNLASQAYWTGFCAAHGNIIVTQDNYLECTMHASSLEENPRWSLMMRYVYIPEIYLKLLNLGYSAKFCQGMILENIFKLSDWKILFGAFRRWPILATNIIISYLQLIGKFIYQLNFNQKKSAIDISRISN, from the coding sequence ATGCAAAAGTTACTAACTATTGCTATTCCTACATACAATCGCGCCGCTTTACTAGATAAACAACTGGCTTGGTTAGCAACAGCAATCAAAGGTTTTGAATCAGAATGTGAAATTATTATTTCGGATAACTGCTCAACAGATAATACACCAGGAGTTTTGAAAAAATGGCAACCTGCTTTTAGTAATACTGTATTTATAGTGAATAGAAATCGGGAAAATATAGGGTTAATGCCAAATATTGCTTTTTGTCTTCAAGCTGCTGGTAGTAAATATATTTGGACAGTGGGAGATGACGATCCAATTCAGGAAAGAACTCTAGGTTATGTCGTCAATAAAATTAAAGAGAATCCCAGTTTATCACTGATGTTTCTCAACTGTTGTGGACGAGATAAAAACACAAATAAAGTTTTGGTAGAACACTGGTTTCCTAGCGATAGTGATGAAATTATTGTTGATAGTAAACCTGTATTTCAAAGGTATTTACAAGGCAGTTTTGGTGGCGTACTATTCATGACAGCTACCATTTATAATACCGAACTTGTGCAACAAGCTTTGCAAAACTGGACTACTTCTTGTAAAAATTTAGCATCCCAAGCATATTGGACCGGATTTTGTGCGGCTCATGGAAATATCATTGTTACTCAAGATAATTATTTGGAATGTACAATGCACGCTAGTTCCCTAGAAGAAAATCCTCGCTGGTCATTAATGATGCGATATGTCTACATCCCAGAGATTTATCTAAAATTGTTAAATTTAGGATATTCTGCTAAATTTTGTCAAGGAATGATTCTAGAAAATATTTTCAAACTGAGTGATTGGAAAATATTATTTGGTGCTTTTAGAAGATGGCCTATTTTAGCAACAAATATTATAATTTCTTACTTACAATTAATAGGTAAATTTATCTATCAGCTGAACTTTAATCAGAAAAAATCAGCAATAGATATCTCACGAATAAGTAATTAA
- the rfbC gene encoding dTDP-4-dehydrorhamnose 3,5-epimerase, protein MIFTSTKLSGAFIIDLEEKPDSRGFFARTFCADEFIAHGLKPTVAQCNLSFNHKKGTLRGMHYQTLPAAETKLIRCTQGAIYDVIVDMRPESPTYLAHIGVELSAENRRALYVPEMFAHGYQALTDGAEVVYQVGEFYTPGYERGLRYDDPILEISWPLSATEMSDKDRNWPLLESSLIGV, encoded by the coding sequence ATGATTTTTACCTCTACTAAACTCTCTGGTGCTTTCATTATTGACTTAGAAGAAAAGCCTGATTCTCGTGGTTTTTTTGCTCGGACTTTTTGCGCTGATGAATTTATTGCTCATGGTTTAAAACCAACAGTTGCCCAATGTAACCTTTCTTTTAATCATAAAAAAGGTACATTGAGAGGAATGCACTATCAAACTCTCCCTGCCGCGGAAACAAAATTAATTCGTTGTACTCAAGGAGCTATTTATGATGTGATTGTGGATATGCGTCCTGAATCTCCTACTTATCTAGCGCATATTGGTGTAGAACTGAGTGCAGAAAATCGTCGCGCCCTTTATGTTCCTGAAATGTTTGCTCATGGTTATCAAGCTTTAACAGATGGTGCAGAAGTTGTATATCAAGTGGGTGAATTTTACACTCCTGGATATGAACGGGGTTTACGTTATGATGACCCAATTTTAGAAATTTCCTGGCCATTGAGTGCAACAGAAATGTCTGATAAAGATCGGAATTGGCCTTTACTAGAATCTAGTTTGATAGGAGTTTAA
- a CDS encoding NAD-dependent epimerase/dehydratase family protein, whose protein sequence is MKILVTGTEGYLGSLLPSLLMQKGHEVLGVDTGFYKVGWLYNGTNITAKTLNKDIRDINPEDLEGVDAIVHMAELSNDPTGQLSPTITYDINHFGSVRLANLAKSVGVRRFVYMSSCSVYGVASEGDITEESSLNPQTAYAECKTLVERDLQPLADDDFSPTFMRNATAFGASPRMRFDIVLNNLAGLAWTTKEIKMTSDGTPWRPLVHALDICKAIVCALEAPRDIIHNEIFNVGDTGNNYRVKEIAEIVADVFPGCQLSFGNNGSDNRSYRVSFEKINTILPGFKCDWNAQTGASQLFSLFKQIDMNEDTFLSRGFTRLKQLEYLIRTEQIDKDFFWNKQENY, encoded by the coding sequence ATGAAAATTTTAGTAACTGGCACAGAAGGTTATCTTGGTTCTTTATTGCCTTCTTTATTAATGCAAAAAGGACATGAAGTTCTGGGAGTTGATACTGGATTTTATAAAGTTGGTTGGCTATATAACGGCACTAACATCACAGCTAAAACCCTAAATAAAGATATTCGTGATATCAATCCCGAAGATTTAGAAGGCGTAGATGCTATTGTTCACATGGCAGAATTATCCAACGATCCTACTGGACAATTATCCCCCACAATTACTTATGATATTAATCATTTTGGTTCAGTTCGCCTAGCTAATTTGGCAAAATCAGTAGGTGTCCGCCGCTTCGTTTATATGTCCTCCTGTAGTGTTTATGGTGTGGCTAGTGAAGGCGATATTACAGAAGAATCTTCTCTGAATCCACAAACAGCTTACGCCGAATGTAAAACATTAGTAGAAAGAGATTTACAACCATTAGCTGATGATGATTTCTCCCCTACTTTCATGCGGAATGCGACCGCTTTTGGTGCTTCTCCCAGAATGCGATTTGATATTGTTTTAAACAACTTGGCGGGGTTAGCTTGGACTACAAAAGAAATTAAAATGACCAGTGATGGTACACCTTGGCGGCCATTAGTTCACGCCTTAGATATTTGTAAAGCCATTGTTTGTGCCTTGGAAGCGCCCAGAGATATTATTCACAATGAAATTTTTAACGTTGGTGATACAGGCAATAACTACCGAGTTAAAGAAATAGCAGAAATTGTTGCCGATGTTTTCCCTGGTTGTCAATTATCTTTTGGTAATAACGGTTCAGACAATCGCAGTTATCGAGTATCTTTTGAAAAGATCAACACAATTCTCCCCGGATTCAAGTGTGATTGGAATGCTCAAACTGGTGCTAGTCAACTATTTAGTTTGTTTAAGCAAATTGATATGAATGAAGATACTTTCTTGTCTAGAGGATTCACCCGTTTGAAACAATTAGAATATCTAATTCGCACAGAACAAATTGACAAAGATTTCTTCTGGAACAAACAGGAAAATTATTAA
- a CDS encoding GumC family protein has protein sequence MVQTSLNPNINPASEIEPGYGQMFAVILRRFPWLLLVLLSSTAIAGIITLKTPPSFKSTMQLLVEPNYQGKKETDNTESQFTDANIEVDTATQLNLMQSSGLIKKAVDKLKTEYPDLTVMDLKKSLVLTQIKTPEDNVATKIFQVDYTDNDPEKTQKVLKTIQQVYLEYNKQQQDSRLQKGLQVIRDQLRKATDEVTASEANLQRFRRSQNLIDPDAQAKTVETALNTVQQERQTTRSQYEEALAKQKSLQAQLNRSPQNALVSSRLSQSTRYQGLLNEIQKTELALAQERLRFTDDTPSVQKLNEQLQSQKQLLQKEVSRTLGEKTNPTFNSGDNLLEQGQLGQIDLNLTSQLVETQTTIVALTARDQTLAAKEKELQADLKRFPSLLAYYNRILPQLQFSRERLEQLLRAEQKLRQELSKGGFNWEVVEEPQEGFQTGPNMRQNLLLGGVIGLMLGGVAAFIREASDDAVHTTAELEKQAALPLLGTTPKLPPAKPRESMIKLPFGKPEVLAPWTIQVLQSSPRWESLDLIYKNIELLNKVSDLRSLMVTSALPDDGKSALALGLAMSAARLHKKVLLIDANLRDPNLHKQLNLPNEQGLSSLLESEVNLPNHISVPYSGSSYIDILTAGPTPTDPAHLLSSPRMIQLMAAFEENYDLVIIDAPSVLGLVDAMLTASSCRSVVMMASIGKVTRTQLNQATGMLSRLNLIGVVANGVSPSDSTYVPYVKPKQLVLQPAMEE, from the coding sequence GTGGTTCAAACTAGTCTAAATCCCAATATAAATCCAGCATCAGAAATAGAACCAGGTTATGGACAAATGTTTGCAGTAATTCTGCGAAGATTTCCCTGGTTATTATTAGTATTGCTCAGTTCTACGGCTATTGCTGGCATCATTACATTAAAAACCCCACCCAGCTTCAAAAGCACCATGCAACTGTTAGTAGAACCTAACTATCAAGGCAAGAAAGAAACAGATAACACTGAAAGTCAATTTACTGATGCTAATATCGAGGTAGATACAGCTACTCAATTAAACTTGATGCAGAGTTCTGGACTGATTAAAAAAGCAGTTGATAAACTCAAAACTGAATATCCAGACTTAACCGTAATGGATTTAAAAAAATCCTTAGTCCTCACTCAAATTAAGACTCCAGAGGATAACGTTGCTACTAAAATATTTCAAGTTGATTATACTGATAACGATCCAGAAAAAACTCAAAAAGTTCTCAAAACAATTCAGCAAGTTTATTTAGAATACAATAAACAACAGCAGGATTCACGCTTGCAAAAAGGTTTACAAGTCATCAGAGATCAATTAAGAAAAGCTACTGACGAAGTAACCGCTTCCGAAGCAAATCTCCAAAGATTTCGCAGAAGTCAAAATTTAATTGATCCAGATGCTCAAGCTAAAACCGTAGAAACAGCTTTAAATACTGTCCAACAGGAACGACAAACAACTCGTTCCCAGTATGAAGAGGCCTTAGCAAAGCAAAAATCTTTGCAAGCACAACTGAACCGTTCTCCACAAAATGCCTTAGTTTCTTCGCGTCTGAGTCAGTCTACCCGCTACCAAGGCTTACTCAATGAAATTCAAAAAACAGAATTGGCTTTAGCACAAGAACGTTTACGTTTCACAGATGATACTCCCAGCGTTCAAAAATTAAACGAACAACTGCAAAGTCAAAAACAACTTTTACAAAAAGAAGTTAGCAGAACTTTAGGAGAAAAGACGAATCCTACCTTTAATTCTGGAGACAATCTTTTAGAACAAGGACAACTGGGACAAATTGATCTTAATCTCACAAGTCAATTAGTAGAAACCCAAACAACCATCGTTGCATTAACCGCCCGCGATCAAACTTTAGCAGCCAAAGAGAAAGAATTACAAGCCGACCTCAAGCGGTTTCCTTCTCTATTGGCTTATTACAATCGCATTCTGCCTCAACTACAATTTAGCAGAGAAAGATTAGAACAATTATTAAGAGCAGAACAAAAATTACGCCAAGAACTTTCTAAAGGTGGATTCAATTGGGAAGTAGTAGAAGAACCACAAGAAGGTTTTCAAACTGGTCCTAATATGAGACAAAATCTCTTATTAGGAGGAGTAATTGGTTTAATGTTAGGAGGAGTTGCTGCCTTTATTCGTGAAGCATCTGATGACGCTGTACATACCACTGCGGAATTAGAAAAACAAGCTGCTCTCCCATTATTAGGAACAACTCCTAAATTGCCACCTGCCAAACCCAGAGAATCCATGATAAAATTGCCATTTGGCAAACCAGAAGTTCTCGCACCTTGGACAATTCAAGTATTACAATCTTCTCCCCGTTGGGAATCACTGGATCTCATTTACAAAAATATTGAACTGCTCAATAAAGTCTCAGATCTAAGATCATTAATGGTGACATCCGCATTACCAGATGATGGTAAATCAGCCTTGGCATTGGGTCTAGCCATGAGTGCGGCTCGCCTCCATAAAAAAGTTTTACTAATTGATGCCAATTTACGCGATCCTAATCTGCACAAACAGTTAAATCTTCCCAATGAACAAGGACTTTCCAGTTTATTAGAAAGTGAAGTTAATCTACCTAATCATATCAGTGTTCCTTACTCTGGGTCGTCTTACATTGATATTTTAACAGCCGGACCAACTCCGACTGATCCTGCCCATCTTTTGAGTTCTCCCCGTATGATTCAATTGATGGCTGCATTTGAAGAAAATTATGATTTGGTAATCATAGATGCCCCTTCTGTTCTTGGGTTAGTAGATGCTATGCTCACCGCATCATCTTGTCGTAGTGTGGTGATGATGGCAAGTATTGGTAAAGTGACACGCACCCAACTTAATCAAGCTACAGGGATGTTGAGTAGGTTAAATCTGATTGGGGTTGTAGCTAATGGCGTATCTCCATCTGATAGCACCTATGTACCTTATGTAAAACCAAAACAATTAGTTTTACAACCAGCAATGGAAGAATAA
- a CDS encoding NAD(P)H-dependent oxidoreductase codes for MIIVDKALQARAALGKPVKVAMIGAGFMGRGIANQIINSVPGMELVAISNRHIDNAKRAYLEAGIEDIKIVANLADLEEAIAQNEYAITEDAMLLCEADGIDAIIEVTGTIEYAAHLVICAIAHHKHIILMNAELDGTIGPILKVHADRAGVVLSACDGDQPGVEMNLYRFVKSIGLKPLLCGNIKGLQDPYRNPTTQAGFAQRWGQNPAMVTSFADGTKISFEQAIVANGTGMKVAKRGMLGYDYSGHVDEMTKMYDIDQLQELGGIVDYVVGTKPGPGVFVFATHEDPKQRHYLNLYKLGEGPLYSFYTPYHLCHFEVPLSVARAVLFHDAVLAPIAGPVVDVVTTAKIDLQAGATLDGIGYYMTYGQCENSPIVQQQNLLPMGLAQGCRLKRDIPKDQVLTYDDVELPEGRLCDQLRAEQTVYFAPAKTLALTK; via the coding sequence ATGATTATTGTTGATAAAGCTTTACAAGCACGGGCGGCATTAGGTAAACCAGTTAAAGTGGCCATGATTGGTGCTGGTTTTATGGGTCGAGGAATTGCTAATCAAATTATCAACTCTGTGCCAGGAATGGAGTTGGTGGCTATTTCTAATCGTCACATTGATAACGCTAAACGAGCTTATTTAGAAGCAGGAATTGAAGATATCAAAATTGTTGCTAATTTAGCTGATTTAGAAGAGGCGATCGCTCAAAATGAATATGCAATCACCGAAGATGCCATGCTCCTGTGTGAAGCTGATGGCATAGATGCAATCATTGAAGTCACCGGGACAATTGAATACGCGGCTCATTTGGTGATATGTGCGATCGCTCATCACAAGCATATCATTCTCATGAATGCCGAACTAGATGGTACAATTGGACCGATTCTCAAAGTCCATGCAGACCGCGCTGGAGTCGTCCTGAGTGCCTGTGACGGCGACCAACCAGGGGTAGAAATGAACCTCTACCGCTTTGTCAAAAGCATCGGTTTAAAACCCCTCCTGTGCGGCAACATCAAAGGCTTACAAGACCCCTACCGCAACCCCACCACCCAAGCCGGTTTTGCCCAACGCTGGGGACAAAATCCCGCTATGGTAACCAGCTTTGCCGATGGGACAAAAATCTCCTTTGAGCAAGCCATAGTCGCCAACGGCACAGGCATGAAAGTAGCCAAGCGCGGGATGTTGGGATATGACTACAGCGGTCATGTAGATGAAATGACCAAAATGTACGACATTGACCAACTCCAAGAACTAGGCGGTATCGTTGATTACGTAGTTGGCACTAAACCCGGTCCAGGAGTATTCGTATTTGCCACCCACGAAGACCCCAAACAACGCCATTACCTCAACCTTTATAAACTCGGTGAAGGCCCCCTCTACAGCTTCTACACCCCCTATCACCTATGCCATTTTGAAGTTCCCCTCTCCGTAGCCCGTGCCGTCCTCTTCCATGATGCTGTGCTTGCACCCATCGCCGGTCCCGTTGTTGATGTCGTCACCACCGCCAAAATTGACCTCCAAGCCGGAGCAACCCTTGATGGTATTGGTTATTACATGACCTATGGACAATGCGAAAATTCCCCAATTGTGCAACAACAAAACCTACTCCCAATGGGTCTAGCTCAAGGATGTCGTTTAAAGCGTGATATTCCTAAAGATCAAGTCCTCACTTATGATGACGTGGAACTACCAGAAGGTAGACTTTGTGATCAATTACGCGCTGAACAAACAGTTTATTTTGCTCCTGCGAAAACTTTAGCACTAACAAAATAG
- a CDS encoding phytanoyl-CoA dioxygenase family protein codes for MLNKISTVSSELNYRVSLWHHGENLPAISAKDKLIVDTLKKSGVYITSLEDLGFSSTAKMLATANSCTDRMVNPRDIHAGYKLPQIYTVTDLPEFFTWGMESRLQNIIEHYIGLPIAFHGVHVRKDFPNEKQSETLLWHKDSEDRRMIKVIIYLNDVTEEHGPFEYIPLPTNALEQVKNYQVDYELWRVNFLGINDDKMMKVIPKSAWKSCPGKAGTVIFADVRNILHHGTVRTQERSTIFFTYTAKSPKRPELCTQYHDDTFPKINPQLGLKV; via the coding sequence ATGCTTAACAAAATTTCAACTGTAAGTTCTGAGTTGAATTATCGAGTATCACTTTGGCATCATGGCGAAAATTTACCTGCTATTAGTGCAAAAGATAAATTGATTGTTGATACTTTAAAAAAATCAGGTGTTTACATCACATCTTTGGAAGATTTAGGTTTTTCATCTACGGCTAAAATGTTAGCTACTGCTAATAGTTGTACTGATAGGATGGTAAATCCTAGAGATATTCATGCAGGATACAAGTTACCACAAATTTATACGGTTACAGATTTACCGGAATTTTTTACTTGGGGAATGGAATCCCGACTACAAAATATCATTGAGCATTATATAGGGTTGCCTATCGCTTTTCATGGTGTTCATGTGCGGAAAGACTTTCCTAATGAAAAACAATCGGAAACTTTACTATGGCATAAAGATTCTGAAGATAGACGGATGATTAAAGTCATTATCTATCTAAATGATGTAACTGAAGAACATGGACCATTTGAATATATTCCACTACCTACTAATGCTTTAGAGCAAGTTAAAAATTATCAAGTTGATTATGAATTATGGCGGGTTAATTTTTTGGGAATTAACGATGATAAAATGATGAAAGTCATTCCTAAATCAGCTTGGAAGTCATGTCCTGGTAAAGCTGGAACTGTGATTTTTGCCGATGTAAGAAATATTCTACATCATGGGACTGTAAGAACCCAAGAACGGTCAACTATATTTTTCACATACACGGCTAAATCTCCTAAACGACCTGAACTTTGTACACAATATCATGATGATACCTTTCCCAAAATAAATCCCCAATTAGGATTAAAGGTATAA